ATCTCTGGTATAGTTCAACCCATAGTTACGAGTATACCGCAAGTACCTAAGTACTCTTGTAATCACCTTCCAGTGTTCAACACCTGGATTACTCGTGAACCGACTTAAAGTACTTACAGTGTAGGCAATATTTGGTCTTgtacaactcatcaagtacattagactacctatcactctagcatacttTGCTTGAGAGACACTGTCGCCTTTATTCTTGGAGAGATGATGACTTATGTCTATTGGTGTTCTGGACACACCATAATTATTTTTACCGAATTTGTCAAGAATCTTGTCCACATAGTGTGACTGACTCAAACTAAGTCCAACTGGCGTCCTTATAATCTTTATTCCTAGAATTACATTAGTAAGTCCCATGTCCTTCATGTCAAACCTTGAGTTCAACATATCTTTGGTATATTTTACCATTCGTTGGTTGCTTCCGACAATgagtatatcatctacatacaaataaagaataatatattcatcgtttgtattttttatataaacatatttgtcacactcattgattttgaagccacttGTCATCACGACACTATCAAAACTTCCattcgcatatatatatattaacatataAAACGTTCATGCTGCATGTCATATATAAAATTTCAAGTTAAGGtaacttaaacttaaattatATCAAATATGCGCATATATGTATGTAAAATTCATATACAActatattcatataaatatttatatatattaatatatgcaTAAATCATTCATATATTTGGAAAAATAAGTCTACATAATATGTTCATAATTATATAGTATACttccacatatgtatatatataaataaatatttgtaatgACAATACCAATTAAGGTAAGTGAATATGCATATACATTTCcctatttattataaaaatatgtgGAACATTTCATTAATATGCATATATGTATTTAAACTATACAATAtgtcaaaaccaaaaatatatgatatatgttcaaaatTCTAGAACACGTTAAGCATAtatgacacacatatatatatatatgtgtgtgtttcaTGCATATAAAACAAATGATATTTTCCATATGGATACAACAGAATATAAAAGTACCGGAAAAATGCATATAACATATATACAAAGCTTTCATATCAATACATATATGAGATAAAAAAATCTTGGCAGACAGTGCAAATATTCAGTaatcaagatatatatatatatatatatatatatactaaacaaAATTGGGAGCAttgaaagataataaaatattatCAGCACTGATtaaatagcaaaacaaacaaagtTCATAAATGATTTCCACCCATCAATCTGTTCATCTTCTTTAAGAAGTCAAAATCTGCTTTAAgattgttagaaataatatagtggagaataacgatatatatatattaatatatttaattgaataatGGAAATACAAAAAATACAATACAAAGAATAAACCAAAGCTGAGGCACGCAAAACACcctttccttaaagcagattttCCCCCTCTACCTGAACGGTGCTAAATgattcgtgagcaaccacttcccaggatacaacaaCTATCAAGCAGGACGAAAGAACCACTGCGTCTGCTTAGGTGAACTCGAAACAAATCTTCCCTCTATCACCAGAAAATACTATAGAGACAAAAGAGAGAAAGACACTAAGACTATTGTGTGTGATACTCTGGATCTGTATGtcctagaatgagaggagaagCATTCTTTTATATGTTTCATAGAGAGTTGAAAATGTGTGAgaatcaagtgcattaatgccAAAATATCCAACAAATCTAAAATCGTAATTTCTGAAAAttaatcagaattaatcacattcATTCTAGTAATATCAGTTGTTATCTAAAGTGATTTTCTgacaatcaatcagaattaatcacacaatattatgatatctcaattttgaccaaagtaatttgccaaaatcaatcagaataaatcacacaatattcaaATAATCTCATTTTAATCAAAGTAATTTGTTGAATCATCACCATTTCAGACATCAATTTCTCATTTACTCAATTTTTCCAACAAAACATAAcctttaaaaaaagaaaaaaaaaacgacaTCAAAGGGCCATAATTTTTAATTGAGTATTGCTAAGAACCACCATGATAACCAACACCATTTATCATGCATATACCACTAAATTCCGCGGTGTTGGACATCATAAATGCGTAAAAACAatgcacttttttttttaatcaaactaaacaatacTTCtttctaaataataataattcctCCCTTCAATAACTataataataattccttaaaaaataataataaataaaacctaAACTAAACGATACGCAGCGTTTTGCGAATCGAAACGGCGATCCGACAAGAAACGCCTGACCAGATTTCATTCTGTTGGTGTGTGTGACCGTGTGAATGAAACACTTGACAAAACCCTCCTCCCTCTTCTTAGGGTTTTGGGACATTTGAAAAAACACAGGACAGCAATGGCAGTGGAGGAAGCACAAATTGAAACAGTGAAAGCTTCCGAAGCCTTAGTGCAATTTCCTCCTCACCGTCGAAGACACCTCAAGAGCGAAACTTACCTTACTCTGGTTCGAATTTTCTCTCACTGCTACGACGAGTCACAGCCTTCTCCTTCCACTCATAATCTTGATAACGATCTTAAAAATGGTACAAATATACAAATCTTAACTCAGTTATGGATTTTTTTGGTGACTGAATAGCGAATTCAATCTACCAGCTGAATTTGTACAATTTTTATGTTTCAAatttaatcaattgattaattactTCTTTCATGGTATTTATAAAGTTATGTTATAATTTTCATTCATGATCAGGATGGAATTTTATTTTCTGTTGTTGCTTATATTAGGTTTAGTTgggttcttctttttttttttttttttttttctgtttttgatTATTGATTTTATTCTAATGTGTACAGAGAAGGGCAGCAATGAATTGGGGCAAAGAACTGATACTCAGGCGTCTCAATTTGTTGAATTGGTTGGTAGTGATAACACAGAGCCTGAGGGTTTGGCATCTGAGAAAATCATTGAAGTGAATTTAAATGTTGATGATAAATGCTCTCTGGATAgtaggcatagccaacaaatgtcAATTGATGAGATTGATCAGCTGATGAGAATAGATGAAAATGAAGATTTACCAAATCAAAAGGATGCGAGTGTTTTCCAAGAGCCGGATTTTGGTCCGGAAATAATGCTAATAGATGAGTTAGAGTTCATTGTAAAAGGAAACGAAGACAGTGTCCATGAAAATAATTCAAAGCCCCCAGTAGTTTCTTTGGTTCAAAACCAAAGCGGCATTGATGAAGTGGTGGTATTGAATAACCAAAAAGAACTCGTGGACATTAAACAAATCGATAGCAAAATGTCTGTAAATGTGAGTCAAAAGGTTTCGTCTTTGAATAATGGTGATATTGGCGAAAGTGTTGTTCCAAGAGAGAATGATGAGGATAGGCCATCATTGTTAAATACAGCAGTCTTGGATGCTGGTACTATAAGACAACATAATGATAGGGAGATGAACTCTGTTTCCGCCATTGAATTGAATGACTCTTCTGTTCCCATTATTGAAGTAGGGAAGATTGAGAGGTCAGAGATCCGCGGTGAGAAGATTTCTGAAGACCTTACATTTGCCAACACTATAGACATTAACAATGGAAACAATGACCAGAGAACAGGGGAAACTGATTCATTAAAAGTAGTGCATGAAATGTCACTTAAGGATGTGAAATTAGACAAATCAGTTTCTTATGGTAATATGGAAGATTCTGCCAATCATATGATGGGAGATGTAGATATGGAAGAGGGAGAAATTTCTGATGGTTACTGTGGGGATGACATTTTAATGGATATGTTGCTGCAGGATGCAGTGATAGTGGAGGGTGACAAAGGAAACGTGGAGCCTATAACTGATAAAGAAGAGTTCTCCTGTAATGTAGCCACCGAAAGAGATTTTGGGTCCACTTTCTTTCTTCTTGACAATAATGGTGGAATGGGGTTCAGGGAAAGTGATAAAACCAAAACTATTAATAAACCCGatgttttaattaatgaaataCTGCTGAGAGCTAGTAAGGTGGATGCAAATGATGCTTTACTGGAGactaaaaatattgaaaaaaccaATAATGGTGGAAGTAATAAGCTAGCATTGCATGGACTAATAGAAGAAGACGCAACAAAACATCACAAGGTATCTACATCAAAGTTGTTTTGCTGTCTTTTGATTTATTGTTTATAGACTGTTTTGTTCCTTGTGCAACTGTTTCAATACACTGATTTTATCAATATATCAGGAAGACACCATCAACATAGCTGtagtctttttatttatttatttctgagTGTTCTTTCAATAGACTTTGTCTTGTGTCTAGGGGTTGATAGATTTTTCATTAATAATGTATCAGGAAGATACCATCATAATAGCTGTAGTCTTTTTGTCATTTCAGAGTGTTCTTTCAATAGACGTTGTCTTCTTTGTTAGTGTTTACATATGGTGTTTGAGGAAACTTTGCTTCAAGTTTTATGTGGTTCTTGTTTTTGATATTCACTTTTATGCACCATAATGTTGACTTATGAAGGTAAGCATTGTTGTTTTGGACCTCAACCGATGTAGATTGTGTGAAGCAGTAATGTCGAGGGTCTAAtattttaataacttttaaaaAATGTAAAGAAAGAAAGTTTTATTTCTGTTTCCCTATATATTTATGCATATATGGACTTCAGTGCATATGCATTCTATGTATATAGTTGCACTCCCACTGAATTGCAACCTTAGCCGCATTAAGTTCTTGTTCAACATGTATAGCTTCATTCAATTGTTGTAACTAGATTCTAAAAATCATGTTTTTTGTTGTGCTGGCGAGGAATTATTTTATACCTATATTTGGTCCGTTTGATAACCCTGTTTTTTACTGTTGATCTTTTGCAGCCTGATAATAAGAAAAAGCGGAGTCATCCAACAATGGAAAGGAGAGCTAAGAAAAAAGTATCGTTTATCCCTCTTCTGTTTTCCGTGGTTGCATTATATATGTGCATAAATGTTTTTTTTCACATAGCTTTTTAATTTGGTAAAATAGGTAATCTTCCAAGTCTTACTGGAATATATGTGGTTATCCTATGCACTTATCTGAAAATAGTTTGTGTTTTCTTAAAAATTCTAATTGGTAAAAGGTCTACGTTTTTTTTTTGGGGTACTTTTTCTTAAGTTGTATAATTGATCAATCATATTACTCTCCAGTTAAAGAAGCAAAAGCAACGAGCAGAAAAGAACAGACAGCTTGGTGTTAAAAGGCTGAAACTCCCTGTTATATCAAAACCAAAGACTATTTCTTATTGCCGTCATTTTTTAGTGGGAAGATGCCAAGAGGTATGGTCTTCCACACTTTTATAAACATTGAACATTATTCGAACTATGATGTTTTGAATAATTCAGAGCTTCACTTTGTGCTTACCTTAGGACAGAGGAGTATTGATGTGCAtgttgggaaacttgctataaaaTTGCCTGTTGTCAATTGCATGCGTGAGCCTTATTCATTATTTTGAAAGAAATTTTTTGGTCACGAACCCCTTAGTTAGATTTTAGTTACTCTAGGTGTATTTTTATTTGCCACATTTCTTTCTGTAAATTGCTTTACATAATTAACCTTCATTTCTCCTGTATTCATTTGCACTTTTCCTGTATGGAGCCTTCCAGAATGTATTACCTGGAGTTCCAGATGGGACTTAGTCTCAACTCTCTCTTCTAACTTTTTTTTTGGTTGACAAAACTCTCTCTTCTaacttttaatatatttttttaaattttattttgtgtgGTGGCAGGAAGTGGGTTGGaaattttgtgattttctttgtcaaaatattaaatataGATTTGGTCTTCTGCCCTTTTTCTTTTTGGGTCTCTGGAAATCTAAATTCCTTTTGCTTTTAGCATTCTCTGTATAGTAACCTCATTTTCTTTCTGTTTCACAGGGTGACAAGTGCAAATTTTCGCATGACACAGTACCTTTGACAAAATCCAAGGTATTTCCATTAAGACTTCTTGTTTTTGTGCTTTCTTGACACTAATTTAGGATTAATGCATCTTATAATATAATCAAAGTCTGATTTGATAATAAATTGTTTCCATggctaattattatttttatttagtttcaCATAATTTGTAAAACTATCAGCATTAGATTTGACATCTCGTGAAATTTCTCCCATACTTCCTAGGTCACTGCAAATTTCACAGTTCTTTTAACATTAGTTTTGCTGTTGCAGCCTTGCTGCCATTTTGCACGTCACTCTTGCATGAAAGGGGATGACTGTCCGTTTGATCATCAACTCTCTATGTATCCTTGTACCAACTTTGCGTCTAGAGGCTCTTGCAGCAGAGGTGACAATTGCATGTTCTCACACAAGGTAGATTCTCTTGCCTGTGTAAAATGATTGATGTAGCTCTTTTTATATCGATTGCTAAACATACTGCCTATAATTTTATATCCAGATAGTACCTAAGGAAGATGCCACAACTGCTTCGAATGCTTTAGAACCTGAAAAGAAAGTTGCATCCTTAATGAGTAATTCAAAATTTAAGGAGCAACTGAAAGATAACAGTGCCTCCCAGCAGCCTTTCAATGTATTATCCTGCTCCACTGGTATTAGCTCTCACAAGAGTACTGAAAAGAACAAAGACGAGACATTCTTGAAACAAGCTAAACTGGTAcctaaaggaattaattttctctCTGTTGGGAGTACGCCATTGGTTGATTCTGTTAAGCTCAAACAACAGATCTTATCTTTAAATAGAATTTCTGATGCCAAGGTTGAGAATCATCTTGATCAACATGGCTCAGACATAGTTCTGAATTCCaaagagattttaaaaaaaaattcacccaTAGTAGCACCAAAGGGAATAAATTTTCTTTCATTTGGAAGAGTTCAACAGAATGATTTCAGCTGTAGAAGATTAGTAAGCACGCCATCAAGTGGCAATGACAGTGTGAAACTATCTTCTGACAATTCTGTTATGCTTAATCAAACTAGCTCAGCTCCAGAATCAAATTTGATGCTGAAAGGAATTCAACCTACAGTGTCTCCTAAGGGAATAAACTTCCTCTCTTTTGGAAAATCCTCAATTGATGATTCTTGCAATCAAGGTAAGTTAAAGTTGCCATTCAGCTGCGATAATGGCTCTGATGGTAGTGGTAAAGAGAGACAATATCCATTGGATGAACAGAAGCATTCATGCACAACCTCGTCAACTTTGCCATCGTCTTCAGTTTCTCTAGCTCAATCGCCAGACCCTTCGTCATCCAGGATCCATAAAGAGACTGCACATTCAGCGCAGAAGGCACTCTTATCTACCCTTGCATTTGCCGCCAAACATGAATCTCGAGTGAAACAGAATCAGTCAATTTGTGATTCATCAGATGGTACTGAGATTGATAAGGGAGTCAGGGTAAATAGTTTGATTGGAGGCTCACAAAATGGTTTGGCAAAAGTCTCGAGAATTTTTGAGTTATTGTCTAGCTTCAGTAGTAAAAGCAAGCAATAGTATATGTTGGTTTTTCTTTAACAAAGAACTGGGCTCTTGACAGTTAAAAAATGGGGTAATGAGGCAATTCAATCAACTCAGTTTCAGAATACAGAGGTGGAAATGTGATGGAATCTGGTGTTCTTGGCCCATTAGCTCATAAGGTGGTTTGTTCTACTATTTTTAACATCTGATACTCAGGTAACCTTTGCTTTTCAAAGATTGAGGTGTTGGGCCAgtctttttttctttccttttgcaCCTTGGTAGTTTATGTGCTATACCATTGACAAACCTAACATTGATTTGCAATTATGGGAAATAAGATGTTATATCATTATCAATATTTTGTATATGAACCCCAACTACCACTGGTCAATTTTGAAAGACGTAACACAATTGCTATACCTACCAacatgtcatttatttaattccAGAGGCATTGTAATATGACTAGTACTATGCAAGTGTTGTTGCTGGTTAATTTGGAatttacatatttggatatttttaTTATTCTGACTCGGTATGGGAAATTCACCTAAAATTGTTTCTCTGGCAGATCGGAGTAAACAGTCTCGGTCCAATCTTTCTAAGCTGAAAGGTAAATCTTCAAATTGATGTGCATTATTGCACGATGGCAGGCCCTCGCAGTTGAGGAGTGATTTATGCTGTattctggaaaaaaaaaaatcctcCTTTTTAAccgcataattttttttaaaaaataattataattaaataaaaaaagacCACTAAAGAGAAACTAAGTGGTTGAGGGAGTGTATATGAGACTAACTTAATGGGTTCGAACCGAGTAGATGGGACCAACTAAATGGTCaaaattttcttatatatataaattttttttttctttttttaatgagAATAAACCATGTTAGGGTCTACTTATTTCCACAATTGTCCTCTTTTTGCTGAAAACTCATATGATATGTTCCTGGATCATGCAGTTGCCTTCTTACTACAGCTGTTTACCCTCAAAGCCAATTACAATACAAGTGCTTTTACAATACAACAAAACAAACAAATTTCAGTTATATGCTTCTGACAACTAGTGTCCTTGCATTAATTTTTTTAGGGTGTCTTTAAATCAAAGTGATGTACCTCATGCAAAGTAAATAGCATTGAATCTGatgaaaaatagagaaaaaagaTCTTATATATCTTAATAAATTATTGTACAAGTATGGTCTTTAAGACTCGATTAAGTTATATTTGCATCAATCCAAGACAAGGACATGTCCATACTAATTAATGTGAAACTAAATATTTATAGTTTCAACTAAAGAGAGAAAGCATTAATTCTCTTTTGTCGTCTGGTTATCGTGGGACAATGCGATCATTTCTACCAGGCAATCAAGGACGGCTGGGCGGGCTCGCCCTCCAGTCTGTTGTGGGGATGACTAGTTAAGTTAAGTGTCTCTTAACCCTTTTTTACATTAAATAGTATTGATCATGTGCCTCTTTCAAATGTGTGTATTTTAGTATTTTGGCGTCTAGTTTGGGTTCTCTCTCTTTAGAGTAGGAACCATAAATATcaattcttcattttcttttgaacatatttaaaatttgttttgttttgtttttgtcgAAGATAATTATGTCAAGGCgtcttctttttcaaattttatttgcTTTTTCTTACCATTTTTTTGGGCACAATTAAAACTTAAATGGGAGGGCAtccatttgaatttgaattattattattatttttgcttTTGCTTTTGCTTTATTGACTCTTAAGTAAATAAAACTGTCAAAAaggaatttttgaaaatatatactCAATAATACAATATCTATAAAGAAGTTGGTGGCGACGGGTGAGTTTTGTGAATTAACACTGTGTTTAATGGTTATGTGTGAGGTTGGTGGTGGTGACTTGTGAGTTTGTGAATAAACACATGAGTAATGTCAGTATTTACTAGTTACTGCTATTTGTTTGTGTGAGACCACCAGAAACCTAACACCCTTAATTCACGCACTAATCGTTGTAACCCAATCTCTTTACAGCCGTACAGGTGGACTTTGCCCAACTGGGTTTGGACCCACAATATAAACTTACTCGGAATGATTAATTCATCTGAggaaaaagtttgaaaaaaaattcgATTATATGATGTAAGAGCAACTGGTGGGTCGTCCTATCATACTTgcgttaaaataatttttatcgataaaataatacaaaatttcACAGCAAAATGGGAAATAAATGTAtggataaatatatatttttattttaatggagTGGAAAAGCACAATGTGACATTGGGACCTCAGAACTCATG
This genomic interval from Humulus lupulus chromosome 8, drHumLupu1.1, whole genome shotgun sequence contains the following:
- the LOC133797231 gene encoding uncharacterized protein LOC133797231, whose protein sequence is MAVEEAQIETVKASEALVQFPPHRRRHLKSETYLTLVRIFSHCYDESQPSPSTHNLDNDLKNEKGSNELGQRTDTQASQFVELVGSDNTEPEGLASEKIIEVNLNVDDKCSLDSRHSQQMSIDEIDQLMRIDENEDLPNQKDASVFQEPDFGPEIMLIDELEFIVKGNEDSVHENNSKPPVVSLVQNQSGIDEVVVLNNQKELVDIKQIDSKMSVNVSQKVSSLNNGDIGESVVPRENDEDRPSLLNTAVLDAGTIRQHNDREMNSVSAIELNDSSVPIIEVGKIERSEIRGEKISEDLTFANTIDINNGNNDQRTGETDSLKVVHEMSLKDVKLDKSVSYGNMEDSANHMMGDVDMEEGEISDGYCGDDILMDMLLQDAVIVEGDKGNVEPITDKEEFSCNVATERDFGSTFFLLDNNGGMGFRESDKTKTINKPDVLINEILLRASKVDANDALLETKNIEKTNNGGSNKLALHGLIEEDATKHHKPDNKKKRSHPTMERRAKKKLKKQKQRAEKNRQLGVKRLKLPVISKPKTISYCRHFLVGRCQEGDKCKFSHDTVPLTKSKPCCHFARHSCMKGDDCPFDHQLSMYPCTNFASRGSCSRGDNCMFSHKIVPKEDATTASNALEPEKKVASLMSNSKFKEQLKDNSASQQPFNVLSCSTGISSHKSTEKNKDETFLKQAKLVPKGINFLSVGSTPLVDSVKLKQQILSLNRISDAKVENHLDQHGSDIVLNSKEILKKNSPIVAPKGINFLSFGRVQQNDFSCRRLVSTPSSGNDSVKLSSDNSVMLNQTSSAPESNLMLKGIQPTVSPKGINFLSFGKSSIDDSCNQGKLKLPFSCDNGSDGSGKERQYPLDEQKHSCTTSSTLPSSSVSLAQSPDPSSSRIHKETAHSAQKALLSTLAFAAKHESRVKQNQSICDSSDGTEIDKGVRVNSLIGGSQNGLAKVSRIFELLSSFSSKSKQ